The following are encoded in a window of Flavobacterium psychrotrophum genomic DNA:
- a CDS encoding type II toxin-antitoxin system RelE/ParE family toxin, with product MQNGYKILWTDLALAELETTIIYLEEYWTERELRNLAAALDQTLMLISSNPFLFQVSDIKKDIRRVVIVTFNTLYYKINGDTVEVLSFFSNRKNPKKRKL from the coding sequence ATGCAAAATGGTTATAAAATTTTATGGACTGATTTGGCACTTGCGGAATTAGAAACGACTATTATTTACCTAGAGGAATATTGGACAGAAAGAGAGCTTAGAAATCTGGCTGCCGCCTTAGACCAAACATTGATGCTAATATCCTCAAATCCATTTCTCTTTCAGGTTTCAGATATTAAAAAAGATATCAGAAGGGTTGTAATCGTAACGTTTAATACACTTTATTACAAGATTAACGGCGATACAGTTGAGGTGCTTTCTTTTTTTTCTAACCGAAAGAATCCTAAAAAGAGAAAATTATAG
- a CDS encoding head GIN domain-containing protein, with translation MNYLFRIVILILVFVTVTSCNGDNAPECFRKMGTTVAYELAVPDFTAIHVSAGIELVIVQGDTQSVIVQTGEHLKEYITATVTDSTLMLTNANNCNWVNAYKTTTITVTTPHLEKIFTATQFAVRSAGVLKFPSLYVQSGLISETASGTVTLDLDCENFTVEDNQNLYCIINGRVNNLSVNFYAGDARFDGTNLAVENVSIFHRSSNDIMVKANQKISGEIYSTGNLVLLNQPPVVDVGRVYTGKVVYK, from the coding sequence ATGAATTACCTGTTTCGGATAGTTATCTTAATACTCGTTTTTGTTACGGTTACATCCTGTAATGGTGATAATGCGCCTGAATGTTTCAGGAAAATGGGTACTACTGTAGCCTATGAACTTGCAGTGCCAGATTTTACAGCCATACACGTTTCGGCAGGTATTGAGTTGGTTATTGTACAGGGTGATACCCAAAGCGTAATTGTACAAACAGGGGAACACCTTAAAGAATATATTACCGCAACAGTTACAGATAGTACGCTGATGCTTACCAATGCTAATAACTGTAACTGGGTAAATGCATATAAAACCACAACCATAACGGTTACCACTCCGCATCTCGAAAAGATCTTTACGGCTACACAGTTTGCCGTGCGGTCTGCTGGTGTGCTTAAATTTCCATCCTTATATGTGCAGTCCGGGCTTATAAGCGAAACCGCATCGGGCACAGTAACCCTTGACCTAGATTGTGAGAATTTTACCGTGGAGGACAACCAAAACTTATACTGTATAATTAACGGTCGGGTAAATAACCTTTCGGTAAATTTTTATGCGGGCGATGCCCGATTTGACGGCACTAACTTAGCAGTAGAAAATGTAAGCATTTTTCACCGCAGTAGTAACGATATTATGGTAAAAGCAAACCAGAAAATAAGCGGTGAGATATATTCTACCGGAAATTTAGTATTGCTCAACCAACCGCCAGTTGTGGATGTGGGTCGGGTATATACCGGGAAAGTTGTATATAAGTAG
- a CDS encoding acyloxyacyl hydrolase: MRQVTLFLLFFSYLLSAQQTPEGSYTVDANYFYGNIIPHRKSIQHLITAHPEGIIISFNRKTFGNHEWESTFNYPDYGASFHYQDMKNQALGEMFGLYGHYNFYFFNRCLMFRLGQGVAYNTNPYNKETNFRNYAYGEHLMPSTYFMLNYTKHDIIKGLGIQAGLIFVHHSNASMKSPNTSTNTLAVNAGVNYTFGRKPENVYHTIMHDTVYDYKQPLHYNIVFRGGVNQSDVIGSKQYPYYTIGGYIDKRISRKSGFQFGAEFFIPKYLKDYIRYMSVAYPETPTNPNTDYHKVGVFGGYELYINRMSLEGQVGYYVYEPYKSTGSLYQRVGMKYYFSKNIFGSVGLKTHGAKAEVMEFGIGYRL; this comes from the coding sequence ATGAGGCAAGTAACCCTGTTTCTGCTGTTTTTTTCGTACCTGTTATCTGCTCAGCAAACCCCTGAAGGCAGTTACACTGTTGATGCCAATTATTTTTATGGCAACATTATTCCGCATCGCAAAAGCATACAGCACCTCATTACGGCACATCCTGAAGGTATTATTATCAGCTTTAACCGCAAAACCTTTGGCAACCACGAGTGGGAAAGTACCTTTAACTATCCTGATTATGGTGCAAGTTTTCATTACCAGGATATGAAGAACCAGGCGCTTGGCGAAATGTTTGGGCTTTATGGGCATTACAATTTTTACTTTTTTAACCGCTGCCTTATGTTCCGCCTGGGGCAGGGTGTGGCCTATAATACCAACCCTTACAATAAGGAGACTAATTTTCGCAACTATGCTTATGGAGAGCATTTAATGCCGTCTACTTATTTTATGCTGAACTACACAAAACACGATATTATAAAAGGGTTAGGCATACAGGCCGGACTTATTTTTGTGCACCACAGTAATGCCAGCATGAAGTCACCCAATACCAGTACTAATACACTTGCTGTAAACGCAGGGGTTAACTATACCTTTGGCAGAAAGCCTGAAAACGTATATCATACTATTATGCATGATACCGTTTATGATTACAAACAACCACTACATTATAACATTGTATTTCGCGGCGGCGTAAACCAAAGCGATGTTATAGGCAGCAAACAATACCCCTACTATACCATTGGCGGTTACATAGACAAGCGCATAAGCCGTAAAAGCGGGTTTCAATTTGGAGCAGAATTTTTTATCCCGAAATACCTTAAGGATTATATTCGCTATATGTCTGTCGCTTATCCCGAAACACCAACTAACCCTAATACCGATTATCATAAAGTGGGCGTTTTTGGTGGCTATGAGCTATACATCAACCGTATGTCTCTAGAAGGCCAGGTAGGCTATTATGTATATGAGCCTTATAAAAGTACAGGCAGCCTGTACCAACGCGTAGGTATGAAATATTATTTCTCTAAAAACATCTTTGGGTCAGTTGGCTTAAAAACGCATGGTGCCAAGGCAGAAGTAATGGAATTTGGTATAGGGTACCGTCTTTAA
- a CDS encoding TlpA family protein disulfide reductase, translating to MKKDVFLMMLLLCSIATFAQDYPFLTSSTRKQKKHEFTEYLNTFPQSKYDSLFYAIKRLKDDGTTYTRAYADSIFKARTKDASYYTIKSYRDTVSNLFYEILHKRTDEEVKADNKHWNKYFKEDDKNRKKLMRSTIDDLVMTDIHGNLYTSKSLSDKIIILDFWFTTCAPCIQEMPDLNKIREEFGTDEVAYFGVTFDEKTKVETFLGKVKYDYTIVADAKKLCDRFGIKFYPTTLVIDKEGKIQYTGEFMGLKDKPKDLRKLLKKLTSGKKPKIVAGPLEKQD from the coding sequence ATGAAAAAAGATGTCTTTTTAATGATGCTATTGCTGTGCAGCATTGCAACCTTTGCACAGGATTATCCTTTTCTTACTTCTTCTACAAGAAAGCAAAAAAAACACGAGTTTACAGAATATCTTAATACTTTTCCGCAAAGTAAATACGATAGTCTCTTTTATGCAATAAAGCGACTTAAAGATGATGGTACCACTTACACACGCGCTTATGCCGATTCTATTTTTAAAGCCAGAACCAAAGATGCCTCATATTATACCATAAAATCATACCGCGACACTGTAAGCAACCTGTTTTACGAAATACTGCATAAACGTACAGATGAAGAAGTAAAGGCAGATAATAAACACTGGAACAAATACTTTAAAGAGGATGACAAGAACCGTAAAAAATTAATGCGCTCTACGATTGATGATCTTGTAATGACAGATATACACGGTAACCTTTATACATCTAAAAGTCTTAGTGATAAAATAATAATACTCGATTTTTGGTTTACAACCTGTGCTCCCTGTATACAGGAGATGCCTGACTTGAATAAAATACGCGAAGAATTTGGCACCGATGAAGTAGCGTATTTTGGAGTAACTTTTGATGAAAAGACCAAAGTAGAGACATTTTTGGGTAAGGTAAAATATGACTACACTATTGTAGCTGATGCAAAAAAACTGTGCGATCGTTTTGGAATAAAATTTTATCCTACTACCCTTGTTATTGATAAGGAGGGAAAAATACAATACACCGGAGAGTTTATGGGCTTAAAAGACAAACCTAAGGACTTAAGGAAATTACTAAAAAAACTTACATCGGGTAAAAAACCCAAAATTGTTGCCGGCCCATTAGAAAAACAGGATTAA
- the metF gene encoding methylenetetrahydrofolate reductase [NAD(P)H] has translation MKVTEHIENAQGKTQFSFEILPPLKGQNIQSIFDGIDPLMEFKPPFIDVTYHREEYEYKELPSGLLERRVVKKRPGTVGICSAIQNKYQVDAIPHILCGGFSKEDTENFLIDLDFLGIQNVVALRGDAVKSEIYFRAEKDGHNYATELVSQISSLNDGIYLDDNLQNSAKTNFCIGVAGYPEKHMEAPSLDSDMHYLKQKIKNGAQYIITQMFFDNKKFFDFVAKCRKEGITVPIIPGLKPIATKKQLNTIPHRFSVDLPDDLIMAVVKAKDNDAVKQVGIEWCIAQSKELVKAGIPVLHYYSMGKAESVKAIAKEIF, from the coding sequence ATGAAAGTAACCGAACATATAGAGAATGCCCAGGGCAAAACACAATTTTCTTTTGAGATATTGCCACCGCTTAAGGGGCAAAACATACAGTCTATTTTTGATGGTATAGACCCGTTAATGGAATTTAAACCTCCTTTTATAGATGTTACCTACCATCGGGAGGAATATGAATATAAGGAACTACCCAGTGGCCTGCTAGAAAGGCGCGTAGTTAAAAAACGCCCCGGCACTGTGGGTATATGTTCTGCCATACAAAACAAATACCAGGTAGATGCCATTCCGCATATATTGTGTGGTGGGTTTTCTAAAGAAGATACTGAGAACTTTTTGATCGACCTCGATTTCCTTGGTATACAGAATGTAGTTGCCCTGCGTGGCGACGCGGTTAAGAGCGAAATATACTTTCGGGCAGAAAAAGACGGGCACAATTATGCCACTGAACTGGTAAGCCAGATCTCCAGCCTTAACGACGGTATATATCTTGATGATAACCTGCAAAACTCGGCAAAGACCAACTTTTGCATTGGCGTAGCCGGTTACCCTGAAAAGCACATGGAGGCTCCCAGTTTAGACAGCGACATGCATTACCTGAAACAGAAAATAAAAAACGGTGCCCAATACATCATCACCCAGATGTTTTTTGACAACAAAAAGTTTTTTGACTTTGTAGCCAAGTGTCGTAAAGAGGGTATTACCGTGCCTATAATTCCGGGACTTAAGCCCATTGCCACTAAAAAACAGCTAAATACCATTCCGCATCGTTTTAGTGTGGACCTGCCGGACGACCTTATTATGGCGGTGGTAAAAGCTAAAGACAATGATGCTGTAAAACAGGTAGGTATTGAATGGTGCATTGCGCAAAGCAAAGAGCTTGTTAAAGCCGGTATACCGGTACTGCATTACTACAGCATGGGTAAGGCTGAAAGCGTTAAGGCAATTGCTAAGGAGATATTTTAA